Proteins encoded together in one Pseudomonadota bacterium window:
- a CDS encoding GNAT family N-acetyltransferase, with amino-acid sequence MTSRPNGIPQPTPDLNSEVKLSRVEKPSIDFYRNIYAEVGLPWLWYERTEMTDEELFKIISDDRVEIYVLYVDGEAAGFAELDSRQPPNHDLRDIHLAYFGLASGYLGRGLGTFFIASIVDIAWAKDIRRIWLRTCSLDHPAALPTYLKAGFVIYGRETCVIEDPRTRDLIPKVQTI; translated from the coding sequence ATGACTTCCCGCCCAAATGGTATCCCTCAACCAACACCTGACTTAAACTCTGAAGTTAAACTTAGTAGGGTTGAGAAGCCGTCCATCGACTTCTATCGTAATATCTACGCTGAAGTGGGACTTCCTTGGCTCTGGTATGAGCGCACTGAGATGACAGATGAAGAGCTTTTTAAGATAATATCTGACGATCGGGTCGAAATATATGTTCTCTACGTTGACGGAGAAGCCGCTGGCTTCGCAGAACTCGATTCGAGACAACCACCAAATCACGACTTGCGAGATATACACCTAGCATACTTCGGCTTAGCCAGTGGATATTTAGGGCGTGGCCTTGGCACTTTCTTCATAGCCTCAATTGTTGATATAGCCTGGGCTAAGGATATACGCCGAATTTGGCTGAGGACTTGCTCTTTAGACCACCCTGCTGCTCTGCCAACTTATCTAAAAGCAGGATTTGTAATATACGGCCGTGAAACCTGTGTTATTGAAGATCCTCGCACGCGTGATCTCATACCAAAAGTGCAAACGATTTAA
- a CDS encoding NAD(P)/FAD-dependent oxidoreductase has product MAERIEYAVIGAGVVGLAVARSLSLRGCEVIVLESENAIGTGTSSRNSEVIHAGIYYEPGSLKASVCVEGKIMLYQYCEERGIPYRNCGKLIVATDEAQLELLQGIQEKASMNGVPLDLIRANEAIAMEPELRCVGALHSPTTGIIDSHSLMLSLQGDAEERGAVIAFLSPVLSGNVKSNYIELSVGGEMPMDLHCNGVINCAGLKAPALARKINGLEAASVPKEYFAKGNYYGLSCKAPFSKLVYPIPRDGGLGVHITVDMGGRARFGPDVEWLEGSSDFNYEVDPSRCQGFYDAIRTYWPGLPDDSLSPDYAGIRPKIHGPGTALPDFMVSGPKDHGIDGLVNMFGIESPGITSSMALGEYVSDLLGV; this is encoded by the coding sequence ATGGCTGAACGGATTGAATATGCAGTGATAGGTGCCGGGGTGGTGGGATTAGCCGTAGCCCGTTCTCTTTCTCTCCGTGGCTGTGAGGTGATCGTTTTAGAGAGTGAAAATGCGATAGGCACTGGAACCAGTTCGCGTAATTCTGAGGTCATACATGCTGGCATTTATTATGAGCCTGGTTCACTAAAGGCCAGCGTCTGCGTCGAAGGGAAAATAATGCTTTACCAGTACTGTGAAGAAAGAGGCATTCCTTACCGTAACTGTGGGAAGTTGATTGTTGCTACTGATGAAGCTCAGCTCGAATTATTGCAAGGTATACAAGAAAAAGCTTCAATGAATGGTGTGCCACTCGATCTTATTCGTGCCAATGAGGCTATAGCGATGGAACCCGAATTGCGTTGCGTTGGGGCACTTCATTCTCCGACTACCGGTATAATTGATAGTCATTCATTAATGCTTTCGTTACAGGGCGATGCAGAGGAGAGGGGAGCTGTTATAGCATTCCTTAGCCCGGTTTTGTCTGGGAATGTCAAATCCAATTATATAGAGCTCTCTGTCGGTGGTGAGATGCCAATGGATTTGCATTGCAACGGTGTAATAAATTGCGCTGGTTTAAAAGCACCGGCTCTGGCAAGAAAAATTAACGGATTAGAGGCAGCGAGTGTTCCAAAGGAATATTTTGCTAAAGGAAACTATTACGGCCTATCGTGTAAGGCGCCGTTTTCGAAACTTGTGTACCCCATTCCCCGCGATGGGGGGCTTGGTGTTCACATTACCGTTGACATGGGTGGGAGAGCACGATTTGGGCCAGATGTTGAGTGGCTTGAAGGTAGCTCTGATTTTAATTATGAGGTTGACCCATCTCGGTGCCAGGGATTTTACGATGCAATACGTACCTACTGGCCAGGGTTGCCAGATGACTCTCTCAGTCCAGACTATGCCGGCATTAGGCCAAAAATACACGGTCCAGGAACCGCACTACCTGACTTTATGGTTTCGGGACCAAAAGATCACGGCATTGACGGATTAGTTAATATGTTCGGAATTGAGTCACCTGGGATTACCAGCTCTATGGCACTTGGTGAATATGTTTCCGACCTATTAGGAGTTTAA
- the sseA gene encoding 3-mercaptopyruvate sulfurtransferase: MNEDNINFSAPLVSTTWLNAHLEADNVRIIDGTYFLPNTRRNAAIEYEAEHIPGACFFDIDDISDPQDTLPHMIPPAEIFSSRVRKMGISDSDYIVVYDRLGVFSSPRIWWTFQLFGHENIAILDGGLPKWLREKLPVTDQKYSPKDGHFTAHLNTKFLRTFDQIRANLDTNEELVIDGRPAGRFSGEEEEPRPGLACGHIPGSVNLMPTLFMNAETGALLSKSELRNVFVKAGIDPEEPMAMTCGSGVAAAALSFISFLVTGKIAPVYDGSWTEWGSTAGAPVATSQS; this comes from the coding sequence ATGAATGAAGACAATATTAATTTCTCAGCCCCGCTTGTTTCCACAACCTGGCTAAATGCTCATCTTGAAGCAGATAATGTGCGCATCATTGATGGCACATATTTCCTTCCAAATACTCGGCGTAACGCAGCTATTGAATATGAGGCCGAGCATATACCCGGAGCCTGTTTTTTTGATATTGATGACATAAGCGATCCGCAAGACACGTTACCTCACATGATACCACCGGCCGAAATTTTTTCTTCAAGGGTCAGAAAGATGGGGATCAGCGATAGTGACTATATCGTCGTCTATGACAGGCTGGGTGTTTTTTCGTCGCCACGAATATGGTGGACCTTTCAGCTCTTCGGCCATGAAAATATAGCTATCCTCGACGGCGGGCTCCCAAAATGGCTTAGGGAAAAATTACCGGTCACTGATCAAAAATATTCACCAAAAGATGGGCATTTTACCGCCCATTTGAATACAAAATTTTTGCGGACATTTGACCAAATTAGAGCAAATTTAGACACCAATGAGGAATTAGTAATTGACGGAAGGCCTGCTGGCCGATTTTCTGGTGAGGAAGAGGAGCCACGGCCGGGTCTTGCTTGTGGTCATATCCCAGGCTCAGTTAATCTAATGCCTACCCTTTTTATGAATGCTGAAACCGGAGCGTTACTCTCAAAAAGTGAATTACGTAATGTTTTTGTTAAAGCAGGTATTGATCCAGAGGAACCCATGGCTATGACATGTGGTTCCGGAGTTGCAGCTGCCGCTCTTTCTTTCATAAGTTTTCTAGTAACTGGAAAGATAGCACCCGTTTATGATGGGTCGTGGACCGAGTGGGGAAGCACAGCAGGTGCCCCAGTAGCCACTAGTCAATCTTGA
- a CDS encoding Brp/Blh family beta-carotene 15,15'-dioxygenase — MYWEYTAIALIILGGLPHGALDPVLAKNARIYTTKYGFIIFICAYSFIGILTTLFWLKLPFIGLSLFILISVYHFSRDQISLMHGIPYATLILALTVWFWPTEVEQIFRGLIFGEDPNYIITVIHFAGYIAVLSLLLEIKNWNSQILFDLLILLCFAVFFPPLIYFSLYFVFIHSARHIKHEFTLLDKGTQYVAVKNMVTYSGLTLLLALLAYGWFSSNEDLTDLHFKILFIGLAAITVPHMLLIELLRMLRVKVTPAKFN, encoded by the coding sequence ATGTATTGGGAATATACAGCAATAGCACTGATTATCCTTGGCGGACTACCGCATGGCGCGCTAGATCCTGTTCTGGCAAAAAATGCCCGTATTTATACCACTAAATATGGGTTCATAATCTTTATCTGCGCCTATTCATTCATAGGTATATTGACAACACTTTTCTGGCTAAAGTTACCTTTTATAGGACTGAGTTTGTTCATTCTTATATCGGTTTATCATTTTAGCAGAGACCAAATTTCTTTAATGCATGGTATTCCATATGCCACACTTATACTAGCGCTGACAGTCTGGTTTTGGCCTACCGAGGTAGAACAAATTTTTAGAGGTTTAATTTTCGGAGAAGATCCTAACTATATTATTACAGTAATCCATTTTGCTGGCTATATAGCTGTCTTATCCTTACTTCTTGAGATCAAAAATTGGAATTCACAAATATTATTTGATCTACTTATATTATTGTGTTTCGCAGTTTTTTTTCCCCCTCTAATATATTTTTCCCTCTATTTTGTTTTTATTCACAGCGCGCGACACATCAAACACGAATTTACCCTCCTGGATAAAGGAACACAGTACGTGGCCGTCAAAAATATGGTTACTTATTCAGGGCTAACATTACTGCTCGCACTACTAGCTTACGGCTGGTTTTCCTCAAATGAAGATTTGACTGATCTGCACTTCAAAATACTATTTATTGGCTTGGCGGCAATAACGGTGCCTCATATGCTTTTAATTGAATTGTTACGAATGCTTCGAGTTAAAGTCACCCCAGCTAAATTCAATTAA
- a CDS encoding lycopene cyclase family protein yields MVWIHIVGGGVAGLSLASELSKHKILPGSVVVSDPNFNARDDRTYSFWSDRDHSNFLPGTSQYSKWVVSSENRSVTQTGKNWHYYRISGRAFYEKCKKVIERHPQCFLNRDTLVSKPSAKYVFDSRPPSTDRFRAYQSFVGIEINCEHNFAKDVALLMTNMRAEDSGLYFEYMLPITNTSLLIESTYFGAMPGNIKNLEKNSLEWIKNNNLTGKIIRKEKAHIPMGLRPSTNDDWGIPIGARGGMTRASSGYGFMNMRSWAKITAKTLTAGKPITKYRPPLLETWMDLQLIKIIQEHPHHLPKIFLDIAQKTKGDDFASFLTKARPLNALQVITSAPAKPFLKSIMQMIKEK; encoded by the coding sequence CAAGTGAGCTTTCGAAGCATAAGATTCTACCTGGCTCAGTTGTTGTTAGTGATCCAAATTTTAATGCTCGAGATGATCGTACCTACAGCTTCTGGTCCGACCGTGATCATTCAAATTTCTTGCCTGGGACAAGCCAGTATTCAAAATGGGTGGTCTCTTCAGAGAATAGAAGTGTAACGCAGACTGGCAAAAATTGGCACTATTATAGAATTTCGGGTCGCGCCTTTTACGAAAAATGCAAGAAGGTTATTGAACGCCATCCCCAATGCTTCCTCAATAGGGACACGTTAGTTTCAAAACCTTCGGCAAAGTATGTATTCGACAGCCGTCCCCCCTCAACAGATCGCTTTCGTGCCTATCAAAGTTTCGTGGGAATAGAAATTAACTGTGAGCACAATTTTGCCAAGGATGTCGCACTACTTATGACAAATATGAGAGCAGAGGACTCCGGATTATATTTTGAGTACATGTTGCCAATAACTAATACAAGTTTGCTTATTGAAAGTACCTATTTTGGTGCAATGCCAGGAAATATAAAAAATCTTGAAAAAAATTCGCTAGAATGGATCAAAAACAATAATCTTACAGGAAAAATTATTCGAAAAGAGAAGGCGCATATTCCAATGGGACTTCGCCCTAGCACCAATGATGATTGGGGTATTCCAATAGGGGCTCGTGGAGGAATGACCCGTGCCTCTAGTGGCTATGGCTTTATGAACATGCGTTCCTGGGCAAAAATAACAGCCAAAACACTTACGGCTGGAAAACCAATAACAAAATATCGGCCGCCTTTGCTTGAAACCTGGATGGACCTACAACTTATAAAGATCATACAAGAGCATCCCCATCATCTGCCAAAAATTTTTTTAGATATAGCACAAAAAACAAAGGGCGATGACTTTGCTTCATTCTTGACCAAAGCCCGCCCCCTCAATGCCCTGCAGGTAATTACTAGCGCACCAGCAAAGCCATTCTTAAAATCAATTATGCAAATGATTAAAGAGAAATAA